From the genome of Nasonia vitripennis strain AsymCx chromosome 1, Nvit_psr_1.1, whole genome shotgun sequence, one region includes:
- the LOC100121803 gene encoding GPI transamidase component PIG-S isoform X2 has translation MAEESTDGVIGHDSPMEKKCRVYASISFAVLLLGIGLPLWWETTAVPRVPLPYSGISELSQHQLRIHQRLLLGCLEPERSGIFAVEMMSRLTDDGKSDIFRISLSHFATNNTSIGRAKKMSDLDKAVLGFDLKEGDILVLEAPEALGEDFVHVTAGRAIYFGSKTDGEKLAMVLRRWLMRDSALSLTRNALAKPTEFSLDVENRRRFPASPNYDILLTIVNPEPENIELDFDVERIARQYIEPFTRELGIVANFSVKSQSLYMMPLGVKPTKTPDGHYALSESLLPQIITPLEKKLASQVSLYPTVNLVIYVVPCSTAPLHIYLRNGRRHRTNIDLETFHSPRWGGITLVNPPEEHCLSQAKAVVPQQQQRAFQPDEKAIVRVLLTQLRLLLGITNKEPIEGASIAPLEGLKPRDWELDELLRIRTVEQLTSAKLTLQSLARLLRGISNIVITDTVGDRINAALKLIEIATKLLDDADLVRAFLASKEAFCEAEAAFTDPSLLALLYFPDDQKYAVYIPLFLPVMIPVLFSLKNIKNYLFCSD, from the exons ATGGCCGAGGAATCGACTGATGGGGTGATCGGACACGACAGTCCCATGGAGA AAAAATGCCGAGTCTACGCGAGCATCTCGTtcgcggtgctgctgctgggcaTAGGTCTGCCTCTCTGGTGGGAGACGACGGCCGTTCCTCGGGTGCCTCTGCCCTACTCCGGAATCAGCGAGCTAAGTCAGCATCAGCTGCGTATCCATCAACGGCTTCTTCTGGGATGTCTGGAGCCCGAGCGCAGTGGAATTTTCGCCGTCGAGATGATGAGCCGCCTCACGGATGACGGAAAGTCGG ACATCTTCAGGATAAGCCTCTCGCACTTCGCGACGAACAACACGTCGATCGGCCGAGCCAAGAAGATGTCGGACCTGGACAAGGCCGTCCTGGGCTTCGATCTGAAGGAGGGCGATATCCTCGTGCTCGAGGCACCGGAAGCTCTCGGCGAGGACTTCGTGCACGTGACTGCCGGACGGGCGATCTACTTCGGCAGTAAAACCG ACGGAGAAAAGCTCGCCATGGTCTTGCGAAGGTGGCTGATGCGCGACTCGGCGCTGTCCCTGACCCGCAACGCCCTGGCCAAGCCGACCGAGTTCAGCCTCGACGTGGAGAACAGGAGACGCTTCCCCGCGAGTCCGAACTACGACATCCTCCTGACGATAGTCAATCCCGAGCCGGAGAACATCGAGCTCGACTTCGACGTCGAGCGCATCGCTCGTCAGTACATCGAGCCGTTCACTCGGGAGCTCGGTATCGTCGCCAATTTCTCCGTCAAGTCCCAGTCGCTCTACATGATGCCCCTAGGAGTCAAGCCCACGAAGACGCCCGACGGGCATTACGCTCTGTCCGAGAGCTTGCTGCCCCAGATCATTACGCCGCTGGAGAAGAAATTAG CCTCGCAAGTCAGCCTCTACCCGACCGTCAACCTAGTCATCTACGTGGTGCCCTGCAGCACAGCGCCTCTGCACATCTACCTCCGCAACGGTCGTCGCCACCGAACCAACATCGACCTGGAGACCTTCCACTCGCCCCGTTGGGGTGGCATAACCCTGGTCAACCCTCCGGAGGAGCACTGCCTCAGTCAGGCGAAAGCCGTCGTTCCTCAACAGCAACAGCGGGCTTTCCAACCGGACGAGAAAGCGATCGTCCGGGTGCTGTTGACGCAACTGCGTCTGCTACTGGGCATCACCAACAAGGAGCCGATCGAGGGCGCGAGCATAGCTCCGCTGGAAGGTCTCAAGCCGCGCGACTGGGAACTCGACGAGCTGCTCCGGATTCGCACCGTCGAGCAGTTGACCTCGGCCAAGCTGACGCTCCAGTCGTTGGCGCGGCTGCTGCGCGGAATCAGCAACATCGTCATTACCGATACCGTTGGAGATCGAATCAATGCCGCGCTTAAGCTCATCGAGATCGCGACGAAGCTTCTGGACGATGCCGATCTCGTGAGGGCGTTTTTGGCTAGCAAGGAGGCCTTCTGCGAGGCCGAGGCCGCCTTTACCGATCCGTCGCTGCTCGCGCTGCTCTACTTTCCCGATGATCAGAA gTACGCCGTATACATTCCGCTCTTCCTACCAGTCATGATACCGGTACTCTTCTCGCTCAAGAACATCAAGAATTACTTGTTCTGCTCCGattga
- the LOC100121803 gene encoding GPI transamidase component PIG-S isoform X1: MQRVIGEIFSRTERDAYRRAVCAKKRIARAAVLANCKTRKIKLANAYTGAHTIAAVDTSCLAFVREAEKCRVYASISFAVLLLGIGLPLWWETTAVPRVPLPYSGISELSQHQLRIHQRLLLGCLEPERSGIFAVEMMSRLTDDGKSDIFRISLSHFATNNTSIGRAKKMSDLDKAVLGFDLKEGDILVLEAPEALGEDFVHVTAGRAIYFGSKTDGEKLAMVLRRWLMRDSALSLTRNALAKPTEFSLDVENRRRFPASPNYDILLTIVNPEPENIELDFDVERIARQYIEPFTRELGIVANFSVKSQSLYMMPLGVKPTKTPDGHYALSESLLPQIITPLEKKLASQVSLYPTVNLVIYVVPCSTAPLHIYLRNGRRHRTNIDLETFHSPRWGGITLVNPPEEHCLSQAKAVVPQQQQRAFQPDEKAIVRVLLTQLRLLLGITNKEPIEGASIAPLEGLKPRDWELDELLRIRTVEQLTSAKLTLQSLARLLRGISNIVITDTVGDRINAALKLIEIATKLLDDADLVRAFLASKEAFCEAEAAFTDPSLLALLYFPDDQKYAVYIPLFLPVMIPVLFSLKNIKNYLFCSD, from the exons ATGCAACGCGTTATCGGCGAAATATTCTCGAGGACTGAGAGGGACGCTTATAGACGAGCCGTATGCGCCAAGAAACgtatcgcgcgcgctgctgtgTTAGCGAATTGCaaaacgagaaaaataaaactggcAAACGCTTATACTGGCGCTCATACTATAGCCGCTGTTGATACTTCCTGCCTGGCGTTCGTCCGCGAGGCTG AAAAATGCCGAGTCTACGCGAGCATCTCGTtcgcggtgctgctgctgggcaTAGGTCTGCCTCTCTGGTGGGAGACGACGGCCGTTCCTCGGGTGCCTCTGCCCTACTCCGGAATCAGCGAGCTAAGTCAGCATCAGCTGCGTATCCATCAACGGCTTCTTCTGGGATGTCTGGAGCCCGAGCGCAGTGGAATTTTCGCCGTCGAGATGATGAGCCGCCTCACGGATGACGGAAAGTCGG ACATCTTCAGGATAAGCCTCTCGCACTTCGCGACGAACAACACGTCGATCGGCCGAGCCAAGAAGATGTCGGACCTGGACAAGGCCGTCCTGGGCTTCGATCTGAAGGAGGGCGATATCCTCGTGCTCGAGGCACCGGAAGCTCTCGGCGAGGACTTCGTGCACGTGACTGCCGGACGGGCGATCTACTTCGGCAGTAAAACCG ACGGAGAAAAGCTCGCCATGGTCTTGCGAAGGTGGCTGATGCGCGACTCGGCGCTGTCCCTGACCCGCAACGCCCTGGCCAAGCCGACCGAGTTCAGCCTCGACGTGGAGAACAGGAGACGCTTCCCCGCGAGTCCGAACTACGACATCCTCCTGACGATAGTCAATCCCGAGCCGGAGAACATCGAGCTCGACTTCGACGTCGAGCGCATCGCTCGTCAGTACATCGAGCCGTTCACTCGGGAGCTCGGTATCGTCGCCAATTTCTCCGTCAAGTCCCAGTCGCTCTACATGATGCCCCTAGGAGTCAAGCCCACGAAGACGCCCGACGGGCATTACGCTCTGTCCGAGAGCTTGCTGCCCCAGATCATTACGCCGCTGGAGAAGAAATTAG CCTCGCAAGTCAGCCTCTACCCGACCGTCAACCTAGTCATCTACGTGGTGCCCTGCAGCACAGCGCCTCTGCACATCTACCTCCGCAACGGTCGTCGCCACCGAACCAACATCGACCTGGAGACCTTCCACTCGCCCCGTTGGGGTGGCATAACCCTGGTCAACCCTCCGGAGGAGCACTGCCTCAGTCAGGCGAAAGCCGTCGTTCCTCAACAGCAACAGCGGGCTTTCCAACCGGACGAGAAAGCGATCGTCCGGGTGCTGTTGACGCAACTGCGTCTGCTACTGGGCATCACCAACAAGGAGCCGATCGAGGGCGCGAGCATAGCTCCGCTGGAAGGTCTCAAGCCGCGCGACTGGGAACTCGACGAGCTGCTCCGGATTCGCACCGTCGAGCAGTTGACCTCGGCCAAGCTGACGCTCCAGTCGTTGGCGCGGCTGCTGCGCGGAATCAGCAACATCGTCATTACCGATACCGTTGGAGATCGAATCAATGCCGCGCTTAAGCTCATCGAGATCGCGACGAAGCTTCTGGACGATGCCGATCTCGTGAGGGCGTTTTTGGCTAGCAAGGAGGCCTTCTGCGAGGCCGAGGCCGCCTTTACCGATCCGTCGCTGCTCGCGCTGCTCTACTTTCCCGATGATCAGAA gTACGCCGTATACATTCCGCTCTTCCTACCAGTCATGATACCGGTACTCTTCTCGCTCAAGAACATCAAGAATTACTTGTTCTGCTCCGattga
- the LOC100121785 gene encoding protein I'm not dead yet has translation MASKAANSSSLDLESNKGSSLENNTTMSPKAINDANFSGLLSNFLSVYWKSLIVVVWPIILLPLIILSDDKMFRCLYTVALMAMFWVTEVIPLPITGIIPIFLYPLMGVMDTAQTCNCYMNDTTMMFVGSLVIAVAIEHSGLHMRVALLIIKTIGCSHRNLSLGLFFVTMFISMWISNTAATAMMLPIVEKVLTELEAQGLGVMFVQEKESEGESESPKRPTKLTMSYYLAAAYASSLGGIGTLVGSGTNLTMKGIYEARFTKSPGINFAAWMVYAVPAMLIMGTLIWLWLQVMYMGMFRPNSEDAKAVNIGPEGEKIATTVIESKYKELGPITWHESSVGFLFVSIVLLWFFRKPDFIRGWPTYITNLTVKDSTSAAGLIILLFILPARLDFLHSFSRDPSKRPTKPSPSLISWKIINQKMHWSLIFVLGGGFAIAAGSQSSGLSSMLGHALIGLKTMNPFWILFVVTLFAETATELTSNVAVANIILPVLAEMSVAIQIHPLYLMVPAALGCSFSFHLPVGTPPNAIVSAAGKIKTKDFIIAGIGPSIITAIVATASFATWGVYSFGLQEFPAWAV, from the exons ATGGCCTCGAAGGCGGCGAACAGCAGTTCCCTGGACCTCGAGTCCAACAAGGG GAGTTCGCTGGAAAACAATACGACAATGTCGCCCAAAGCGATCAATGATGCGAACTTTTCCGGGCTGCTCTCCAACTTTCTGTCGGTTTACTGGAAGTCcctcatcgtcgtcgtctggCCGATTATCCTTCTTCCTCTGATAATCTTGAGCGACGATAAG ATGTTTCGGTGCCTGTACACGGTCGCGCTGATGGCGATGTTCTGGGTGACCGAGGTGATACCGCTACCGATTACCGGTATCATCCCGATTTTCCTCTACCCGCTCATGGGTGTCATGGACACGGCTCAGACCTGCAACTGTTACATGAACGACACGACCATGATGTTCGTGGGTAGTCTGGTAATAGCTGTGGCCATTGAACACTCGGGCTTGCACATGAGGGTGGCGCTGCTCATCATCAAGACGATCGGTTGCAGCCATCGCAA CTTGAGCCTGGGCCTGTTCTTCGTGACGATGTTCATATCCATGTGGATCTCCAACACGGCGGCCACGGCGATGATGCTGCCGATCGTCGAGAAAGTCCTCACGGAGCTGGAAGCG CAAGGTCTGGGAGTAATGTTCGTCCAGGAGAAAGAGTCGGAAGGGGAGTCGGAAAG TCCGAAGAGACCGACCAAGCTCACGATGTCCTACTACCTGGCCGCGGCTTACGCCTCGAGTTTGGGTGGGATCGGCACTCTGGTTGGAAGCGGTACGAATCTCACGATGAAGGGGATCTACGAGGC GCGGTTCACCAAGAGCCCGGGCATCAACTTCGCCGCGTGGATGGTGTACGCGGTACCGGCGATGCTGATCATGGGTACCCTCATCTGGCTCTGGCTCCAGGTCATGTACATGGGAATGTTCAGGCCCAACAGCGAGGACGCCAAGGCTGTGAACATCGGCCCCGAGGGTGAGAAGATCGCGACGACTGTGATAGAGAGCAAGTACAAGGAGCTGGGGCCGATAACCTGGCACGAGTCCTCCGTTGGATTCCTCTTCGTCAGCATCGTGCTCCTCTGGTTCTTCAGGAAGCCTGACTTCATTCGGGGTTGGCCTACTTACATCACCAATTT AACCGTGAAGGACTCGACATCGGCAGCCGGTCTGATAATCCTGCTGTTCATACTACCCGCTCGACTGGACTTCCTGCACAGCTTCAGCCGCGACCCGAGCAAACGTCCAACCAAACCCTCGCCCAGTCTCATCTCCTGGAAGATCATCAACCAGAAGATGCACTGGAGCCTGATATTCGTGCTGGGCGGTGGTTTCGCCATAGCCGCTGGCAGCCAGTCGTCCGGACTCTCGAGCATGTTGGGCCATGCTCTCATCGGTCTCAAGACTATGAATCCCTTTTGGATTCTCTTCGTCGTCACCCTCTTCGCCGAGACGGCCACCGAGCTCACCTCCAACGTCGCCGTCGCGAACATAATTCTGCCGGTTTTGGCGGAAATG TCCGTGGCTATCCAAATTCATCCGCTGTACCTTATGGTCCCGGCGGCCCTGGGCTGCTCGTTTTCCTTCCACCTCCCGGTGGGAACACCCCCGAACGCCATCGTCAGCGCGGCCGGAAAGATCAAGACGAAGGACTTCATAATCGCCGGTATCGGGCCCAGCATCATCACGGCCATCGTCGCCACCGCATCGTTCGCTACGTGGGGTGTCTACAGCTTCGGCTTACAGGAATTCCCAGCCTGGGCTGTCTGA
- the LOC100121768 gene encoding cytochrome c oxidase assembly protein COX20, mitochondrial, whose amino-acid sequence MTENEETGFRIFGRDVLKIPCIRESFLYSMSSYIGVGLLTFLVTSKPKLSSHLGFASYIVVTLGYYTNCRINYANQKFQMAQIQQAMHKAAVMEGTEEEEIIKTKPMLEEV is encoded by the coding sequence ATGACTGAAAATGAAGAGACTGGTTTCAGAATATTCGGCCGAGACGTCCTGAAAATTCCATGCATCAGAGAATCGTTTTTGTATTCCATGTCGTCTTATATTGGCGTTGGATTACTAACTTTTTTAGTGACCAGTAAACCCAAATTATCATCTCATCTTGGATTTGCATCATATATTGTTGTTACACTTGGTTATTACACCAATTGCCGAATCAATTATGCGAATCAGAAATTTCAAATGGCACAGATACAGCAAGCGATGCACAAAGCAGCAGTTATGGAAGGTACTGAGGaagaagaaattataaaaacaaaaccaATGCTTGAAGAAGTATAA
- the LOC100121747 gene encoding splicing factor 3A subunit 3 has protein sequence METILEQQRRYHEERERLMDAMVKEQLHKKPGHRETINSEHRLKMLLDQYMESTAHLLELYEDKDGQRKEEVQALSGPNEFSEFYSRLKSIKEFYRRHPNEISVPMSVEFEELAKMRENPTEETANLVDFTDEEGYGKYLDLHECYEKYINLKGIEKVDYITYLSTFDHLFDIPKDRKNAEYRRYVETLLEYLMDFLGRVRPLLDLNAELEEANKDFETQWENSTFPGWPKEAGSALTNVGAHLELSAFSSWEELASLGLDRLKSALMALGLKCGGTLEERAQRLFSTKGEASLDPNLLAKKKQRKPGKGKNVEKQKEIARYEAHVYKLAELVSSQRVATKENVQRKQARTEGERGDSDAEASASESEEEDDNDVPYNPKNLPLGWDGKPIPYWLYKLHGLNISYNCEICGNFTYKGPKAFQRHFAEWRHAHGMRCLGIPNTAHFANVTQIEDALALWEKLKAQKQAERWQPEQEEEFEDSLGNVVNRKTYEDLKRQGLL, from the exons ATGGAGACAATCCTGGAGCAACAGCGTCGTTATCACGAGGAGCGAGAGCGTCTGATGGACGCGATGGTCAAGGAACAGTTGCACAAGAAACCCGGTCACAGGGAAACCATCAACTCCGAGCATCGTCTCAAAATGCTGCTGGATCAGTACATGGAGAGCACCGCTCATCTGCTGGAGCTGTACGAGGACAAGGATGGCCAGCGAAAAGAGGAG GTTCAAGCTCTGTCTGGACCAAACGAATTTTCCGAGTTCTACTCGAGATTGAAGTCGATAAAAGAATTTTATCGTCGTCATCCTAACGAAATAAGTGTGCCTATGTCAGTGGAATTCGAGGAATTAGCAAAAATGAGGGAGAATCCCACAGAAGAAACAGCCAACCTTGTTGATTTTACAGACGAGGAAGGTTACGGAAAGTATTTGGATTTGCACGAGTGCTATGAGAAGTACATTAATTTGAAGGGGATTGAGAAGGTTGACTATATCACATACTTGTCTACGTTTGATCATCTGTTTGATATTCCAAAGGACAGGAAAAATGCAGAGTACAGACGGTACGTTGAGACACTGTTGGAATATTTGATGGATTTCTTGGGAAGAGTGAGACCCCTGCTTGATTTGAATGCTGAGTTGGAAGAAGCAAACAAGGATTTTGAAACACAATGGGAAAACAGCACTTTTCCTGGATGGCCCAAAGAGGCAGGTAGTGCTCTGACAAACGTAGGTGCACATTTAGAATTGTCTGCCTTTTCTTCTTGGGAAGAACTTGCATCCCTTGGCTTGGATAGATTGAAATCTGCCCTTATGGCATTGGGATTAAAATGCGGAGGAACACTAGAAGAAAGAGCACAGAGATTATTCAGTACAAAGGGTGAGGCATCCCTTGACCCTAACTTATTAGCTAAGAAAAAACAGAGGAAACCTGGAAAAGGCAAGAATGTTGAAAAACAAAAGGAAATTGCAAGATATGAAGCTCATGTTTACAAACTTGCAGAACTGGTTTCTAGTCAGAGAGTAGCGACAAAAGAAAATGTACAGAGAAAACAAGCCAGGAcagagggagaaagaggagaCTCGGATGCTGAGGCAAGTGCCAGTGAGTCTGAGGAGGAAGATGACAATGATGTACCTTACAATCCCAAAAATTTACCACTTGGATGGGATGGCAAACCCATACCCTACTGGCTGTACAAATTGCATGGTTTGAATATTAGTTACAATTGCGAGATATGTGGCAATTTTACTTACAAAGGTCCAAAAGCTTTCCAACGTCACTTTGCTGAGTGGAGGCATGCACATGGTATGAGGTGTTTAGGAATCCCAAACACAGCCCACTTTGCAAACGTCACACAAATAGAAGATGCTCTTGCATTGTGGGAAAAATTGAAGGCTCAAAAGCAAGCTGAAAGGTGGCAGCCAGAACAAGAAGAAGAGTTTGAAGATTCTTTGGGTAATGTTGTGAATCGCAAGACATATGAGGATTTGAAACGCCAAGGACTTCTGTAA
- the LOC100117239 gene encoding tubulin alpha-1B chain-like isoform X1 produces the protein MRECISIHVGQAGVQIGNACWELYCLEHGIQADGTMPSDKTSGTNDCFDTFFNETSKGKMIPRAMIIDLEPTVIDEIRNGTYKQLYHPEQLISGKEDAANNYARGYYSVGQDIINLVTDRIRRFTEQCHSLQGFFVFHSFGGGTGSGFSSLLMEKLSNDYGKKSKLEFTVYPAPQVSTAVVEPYNSNLSTHATIGHSDCTFMVDNEAIYDICRRKLGIERPSYRNLNRLISQVVSSITASLRFDGALNVDLTEFQTNLVPYPRIHFPLASYAPVISADKAYHEGMSVGEITSECFEPGNQMVKCDPREGKYMACCLLYRGDVVPKDVNSAIASVKSKSSVRFVDWCPTGFKVGINYQPPTIVPGGDLAKIQRAVSMLCNTTAIGEAWSKLNLKFDLMFNKRAFVHWYVGEGMEEVEFIEAREDLAALERDYEEVATDSIIPSDSNEF, from the exons ATG CGCGAGTGTATATCAATCCACGTGGGGCAAGCTGGAGTGCAGATCGGCAATGCCTGCTGGGAGTTGTACTGTCTGGAGCACGGGATACAGGCCGACGGGACGATGCCCTCGGACAAGACCTCCGGTACCAACGACTGCTTCGACACTTTCTTCAACGAGACCAGCAAGGGCAAGATGATACCCAGAGCCATGATCATCGACCTCGAGCCCACCGTCATCG ACGAGATTCGCAACGGAACGTACAAACAGCTTTACCATCCGGAGCAGCTGATCAGCGGCAAGGAGGACGCGGCGAATAACTACGCGCGCGGGTACTACTCGGTGGGCCAGGATATCATCAACCTGGTGACCGACCGGATCCGCCGTTTCACCGAGCAGTGCCACAGTCTTCAAGGCTTCTTCGTTTTTCACTCGTTCGGCGGTGGCACCGGCTCGGGATTTAGTTCTCTGCTCATGGAGAAGCTGAGCAACGACTACGGAAAGAAGAGCAAGCTCGAGTTCACCGTTTACCCGGCGCCACAA GTATCGACGGCGGTGGTGGAACCGTACAACTCGAACCTGTCGACCCACGCGACGATCGGTCACTCGGACTGCACGTTCATGGTGGACAACGAGGCGATCTACGACATCTGTCGCCGCAAGCTCGGCATCGAGCGCCCGAGTTACCGAAATCTCAACCGACTCATCAGCCAGGTCGTCTCCTCGATCACGGCCTCGCTGCGCTTCGACGGCGCGCTCAACGTCGACCTCACAGAGTTCCAAACGAATCTTGTGCCCTATCCCCGCATCCACTTCCCGCTGGCCTCGTACGCGCCCGTCATCTCCGCCGACAAGGCCTACCACGAGGGCATGTCCGTCGGCGAAATTACGAGCGAGTGCTTCGAGCCTGGGAACCAGATGGTCAAGTGTGATCCTCGAGAGGGCAAGTACATGGCCTGCTGTCTGCTCTATCGAGGCGACGTCGTGCCCAAGGACGTCAATTCGGCCATCGCCAGTGTCAAGTCCAAGAGCAGCGTGCGATTTGTCGACTGGTGTCCCACAGGCTTCAAAGTGGGAATTAACTATCAGCCGCCAACTATCGTTCCCGGTGGAGATTTGGCAAAA ATACAGCGAGCTGTCTCTATGCTCTGCAACACTACAGCCATCGGCGAGGCTTGGTCCAAGCTGAATTTGAAGTTCGACCTGATGTTCAATAAGCGCGCCTTCGTCCACTGGTACGTCGGCGAGGGCATGGAGGAGGTCGAATTTATCGAGGCCCGCGAGGACCTCGCCGCTCTCGAGCGAGACTACGAGGAAGTCGCCACTGACTCCATCATACCGTCAGACAGCAACGAGTTCTAG
- the LOC100117239 gene encoding tubulin alpha-8 chain-like isoform X2 → MPSDKTSGTNDCFDTFFNETSKGKMIPRAMIIDLEPTVIDEIRNGTYKQLYHPEQLISGKEDAANNYARGYYSVGQDIINLVTDRIRRFTEQCHSLQGFFVFHSFGGGTGSGFSSLLMEKLSNDYGKKSKLEFTVYPAPQVSTAVVEPYNSNLSTHATIGHSDCTFMVDNEAIYDICRRKLGIERPSYRNLNRLISQVVSSITASLRFDGALNVDLTEFQTNLVPYPRIHFPLASYAPVISADKAYHEGMSVGEITSECFEPGNQMVKCDPREGKYMACCLLYRGDVVPKDVNSAIASVKSKSSVRFVDWCPTGFKVGINYQPPTIVPGGDLAKIQRAVSMLCNTTAIGEAWSKLNLKFDLMFNKRAFVHWYVGEGMEEVEFIEAREDLAALERDYEEVATDSIIPSDSNEF, encoded by the exons ATGCCCTCGGACAAGACCTCCGGTACCAACGACTGCTTCGACACTTTCTTCAACGAGACCAGCAAGGGCAAGATGATACCCAGAGCCATGATCATCGACCTCGAGCCCACCGTCATCG ACGAGATTCGCAACGGAACGTACAAACAGCTTTACCATCCGGAGCAGCTGATCAGCGGCAAGGAGGACGCGGCGAATAACTACGCGCGCGGGTACTACTCGGTGGGCCAGGATATCATCAACCTGGTGACCGACCGGATCCGCCGTTTCACCGAGCAGTGCCACAGTCTTCAAGGCTTCTTCGTTTTTCACTCGTTCGGCGGTGGCACCGGCTCGGGATTTAGTTCTCTGCTCATGGAGAAGCTGAGCAACGACTACGGAAAGAAGAGCAAGCTCGAGTTCACCGTTTACCCGGCGCCACAA GTATCGACGGCGGTGGTGGAACCGTACAACTCGAACCTGTCGACCCACGCGACGATCGGTCACTCGGACTGCACGTTCATGGTGGACAACGAGGCGATCTACGACATCTGTCGCCGCAAGCTCGGCATCGAGCGCCCGAGTTACCGAAATCTCAACCGACTCATCAGCCAGGTCGTCTCCTCGATCACGGCCTCGCTGCGCTTCGACGGCGCGCTCAACGTCGACCTCACAGAGTTCCAAACGAATCTTGTGCCCTATCCCCGCATCCACTTCCCGCTGGCCTCGTACGCGCCCGTCATCTCCGCCGACAAGGCCTACCACGAGGGCATGTCCGTCGGCGAAATTACGAGCGAGTGCTTCGAGCCTGGGAACCAGATGGTCAAGTGTGATCCTCGAGAGGGCAAGTACATGGCCTGCTGTCTGCTCTATCGAGGCGACGTCGTGCCCAAGGACGTCAATTCGGCCATCGCCAGTGTCAAGTCCAAGAGCAGCGTGCGATTTGTCGACTGGTGTCCCACAGGCTTCAAAGTGGGAATTAACTATCAGCCGCCAACTATCGTTCCCGGTGGAGATTTGGCAAAA ATACAGCGAGCTGTCTCTATGCTCTGCAACACTACAGCCATCGGCGAGGCTTGGTCCAAGCTGAATTTGAAGTTCGACCTGATGTTCAATAAGCGCGCCTTCGTCCACTGGTACGTCGGCGAGGGCATGGAGGAGGTCGAATTTATCGAGGCCCGCGAGGACCTCGCCGCTCTCGAGCGAGACTACGAGGAAGTCGCCACTGACTCCATCATACCGTCAGACAGCAACGAGTTCTAG
- the LOC100116897 gene encoding serine/threonine-protein phosphatase 4 catalytic subunit, with the protein MADSSDLDRQIEQLKKCEIINEAEVKALCAKAREILIEESNVQRVDSPVTVCGDIHGQFYDLKELFKVGGDVPETNYLFMGDFVDRGFFSVETFLLLLALKVRYPDRITLIRGNHESRQITQVYGFYDECLRKYGSNTVWRHCTEIFDYLSLSAIIDGKIFCVHGGLSPSIQTLDQIRIIDRKQEVPHDGPMCDLLWSDPEETQGWGVSPRGAGYLFGSDVVAQFNSANDIDMICRAHQLVMEGYKWHFNETVLTVWSAPNYCYRCGNVAAILELNEHLQRDFTIFEAAPQESRGTPSKKPQADYFL; encoded by the exons ATGGCCGATTCCAGTGATTTGGATCGGCAGATAGAACAGCTCAAGAAATGTGAGATCATAAATGAGGCTGAGGTCAAAGCACTGTGTGCTAAAGCTCGTGAGATTCTTATTGAAGAGAGCAATGTACAGCGAGTAGATTCACCAGTCACT gTCTGTGGAGATATACATGGACAGTTTTATGATCTTAAGGAACTCTTCAAAGTTGGTGGTGATGTTCCAGAAACAAATTACCTGTTCATGGGAGACTTTGTAGACAGAGGATTTTTCAGTGTAGAAACGTTTCTTCTTTTACTAGCACTTAAA GTCCGTTATCCAGATAGAATTACATTAATTAGAGGTAACCACGAATCAAGACAGATTACTCAAGTTTATGGTTTTTATGATGAATGTCTTCGCAAATACGGTAGCAACACAGTGTGGCGTCACTGCACAGAAATCTTTGATTACCTTTCTCTGTCTGCAATCATTGATGGAAAAATCTTCTGTGTGCATGGTGGTCTTTCCCCCAGTATACAAACTCTTGATCAAATTCGTATAATAGATAGAAAGCAAGAA GTTCCTCACGACGGTCCTATGTGTGATCTTTTGTGGTCGGATCCCGAGGAGACCCAAGGCTGGGGCGTTTCACCACGTGGAGCCGGATATCTGTTCGGTAGTGATGTCGTCGCTCAGTTCAATTCAGCAAACGACATTGATATGATATGTCGAGCACATCAACTGGTAATGGAAGGATACAAATGGCATTTCAACGAAACTGTACTTACCGTATGGTCGGCACCGAACTACTGTTACAG ATGTGGTAACGTGGCAGCTATATTAGAACTGAACGAACATTTGCAAAGGGATTTCACGATATTCGAGGCAGCCCCCCAGGAGAGCAGAGGAACCCCTAGCAAAAAGCCCCAAGCCGATTATTTTCTGTGA